The window GCGTGAGGGGTCGCGGGTGGGTATCGCGGGGGAGGCGGGAATGCTGCAGCCCTGGCACCACCGCGCGAGCCCGCCCAGAATAGAGGTCATGGGCCGTCGCCTCTCCCTCCTTCTTCTCGTAAGCGGTGCGCTCGCCCTCAAAGCCACCGTGCTCTACGAACTCCGCGACCACCCCCTTCTCCAGCCGACGGGAGTTCTGGACAGCGCGGCCTATGTCCGCCTCGCCGAACAGGTAGTGGGGGGGGACTACGCACTCGGATCGGATGTCTACTACCTGTCGCCCTTCTACATCTACTTCCTGGCAGCCCTATTTGCGGTCTCCGGAGGCTCCCTCCTGGTCGTCAAAGCGGTGCAAGTCGTCCTCGGAGCGCTGGCCGTCGGTCTCGTCTTCGCGACCGCGCGCCGCTGGGGGGGAGCGCGGGCGGCGTGGATCGCGGGGGTGCTGGCCGCGGGGACGGGGGTGTTCACATTCAACGAGGTGCTCATCCTGCAATCCGCGCTCGACCCTTTCCTGACCACGCTCGCGCTCTACCTCTTGAGCCGCGCCCTCTCCACGGGGTCGGGGTGGGGCTTCGCGGCCACGGGCTTGGCCCTGGGAGCCTTCGCGCTCAATCGGCCCAACGCGCTCGCCTACGCGGGGGCGCTGGTCGTGTGGCTCGGGGTGCGGAGTGGAGGACGTGAGTGGCGGCGGGCCCTGGCCCTGGCCTGCGGGGTCGCCATCCCTCTTGCTCCCGCCGCCGCGCGCAACGCGGTTGTCGCCGGGGACTTCGTCCTCATCTCCTCCCACGGCGGCCTCAACTTCTACATCGGCAACAACCCCGAGGCGGACGGAACCTACCACCGTGTGCCAGGGATCACGCCCTCGATCGAAGGGCAGGAAAAGGACGCCCGCCTCCTGGCCGAGAGGGCGCTCGGGCGGCGACTACGCGCCTCGGAGGTGTCCGCCTACTTCTACGCCCGCGCCCGGGATTGGATCCGCGAGCATCCGGGCCCCGCACTGCGTCTGCTCTTTCGGAAGATCGCCTACGTCTTCAACGCGACCGACCTCTCCCTGAACTACAGTTACGCGTTCTACAGCCGAGACGAGCCGACCCTGCTGCGCTTCTTGGTCATCGGTCCCTGGCTCCTGGTGCCGCTGGGACTCTGGGGGCTCGCCGCCCTTTGGCGACGGGTCCCCGGCTTCCCGCTCTGGGCCTCTTTCGTGCCGCTCTACGCGATTTCCGTGGCGGCGTTCTTCGTGTCCTCGCGTTACCGGCTTCCCCTCCTCATCCCTCTCTGCGTGGGAGCGGGAGCGGCCGTGGATAAGCTGCTCGCGCTTGTTCAGGAGCGCCGGCCGCGGGCCCTGGTGGGGCACTTGGCCGTGCTCTCGGCCCTGGCCCTCTTCACGAACTGGGATTTCGGCCTCGACGACGGCCGGTCGCAGGAGCGGACGGAGATGATCCTGTTCCTGGTCGATCACGGTCGCACCGAAGAAGCGAGGGCCCTGCTCGCGAAGACCGAGCCCACGCATCCCGAGAGGGGCACCCTCTACTATCGAACAGCGTCCGCCCTGCGCGAGCGCGGCGAGACGGTTGCGGCCCGAGAGGTTCTTGGGAAGGCGGGCCCCGCCGATGCCGGCGAGAGCGCCGTCGCCTTCGGTGCCCTGGCCCTGGACCTCCAAGATGCGCCGCTCGGGGAGAGGTTCCTGAGAGGGGCGGTGGCTCGGGCGCCGCGGTCGGCGGAGGCCCGCGAGCGCCTCGGGCTCGCCCTCGCCTTACAGGGTCACGGCGGAGACGCGCTCGCCGAGCTGGAAGAGGCGTGCCGGCTCGATCCGGCCCGGGCCAGCGCCCACCTCAACCTGGCCGTCGTGCTGGCCCAGGAGGGGCGGCTTGCCGAGGCCCGCGCCCACGCCCGGGAGGCGCTCCGCCTCCAGCCCGACTATCCCCAGGCGCGCGGTCTGCTCAGAGAACTCGACCATGCAGCGCACTAGACAGGTGGGTCTGTGCCGGGTGAGACAGCAGATCTCCCAAGCGCGGGCCGCCGCTATCTTGTTCTCGGCCTTAGTGATAGGTGGGGGAGCCCCTCAGGCCGGACCCCCCACGGGTTCCTCAAGACGCGGCTAGAAGCTCAGCATGGCCGAGAGCACAAACTGTCGCGGTGTGGCGTAAGTCGTTGGTGTCCCAAAGAGGGGGTTGGGATTCTTGTACGGAGCGAAATAGGGCGCCGACAAGACGGGCAACGGAGCGGGGGGCCGGATCGTGTTGAGGTCCGTGAACTCCGTCTGATTGACAGTCAGCACGGTCTGGTTGTTGAAGACGTTGAAGAGGCGGCCCTCCACAAGAACGCTCGCCCGCTCGGACACCTTGATCCGGTAAGAGGCGAGCAGGTCGACGTTGGCCCAGGTCGGGTTGCGGTGCGACCCGGCGGGCTCGAGGTAGTTGCAGCCACACCCTTCCCAGTCGGCGGCGCGGGCGTTCCAGGGGGCCCCGCTCTGGACCCGCAGGTAGCCGCCCAGGTTTAGGGCACTCGTGGGAAGGTAGTTGACGAAGAGTTTGACCAGGTGCGGCCGGTCCTGGCTCAGCGGCCCGTAGCGGAACGGGTCTTGCACGAAGACACCCGGCCCATCCTGGATGAAGGAGGACGTGTTGAACACGGCGCCGGACGAGTAGTCGAGGTCGAAGTTGCCCTCGAACTTGCTGTAGGTGTAGCTCAGGTCGGTGCTCCAGTTGTTCGCGAGGCGTCGCTTGAGCTCGACCGTGAAGGCCTGGTACTTGCGCTGGGCCTGCGCTCCCTGGCAGGCCACGAAGGTGGTGCAGGGCAGGTTCGCGGCCGCGTAGGGAGAGCTGTCGGGCAGGGCCGTGGGCAGGTCCTCGATGAAGTTCTTCGTGTTGCGGTGCATATAGAAGAGGTCCAGCGACCAGTCCGCACCAAGGGGGGTGGCGTAGCCGCCCAGCCACTCGTCGTCATAGGTCGGCTGCATGTTCTTGTCGATCAGCTTGCCCGTCGTGGAGGCGCGGGGCAGGTCCGAGATGAGGGCGCCGGTCAGGGCGTTGAAGCGGGCCTCCCGCTGGAAGATGCGCCGCGGGGCCAGGGAGCGCCCGCTCGACTGCTGGTCCATGTTGTAGTAGCGACCGAAGTGGGCGTAGAGCTTGTCGCCCTTGCCTTCCCGGACGTTGAAGTTGAGGCCCAGCCGCGGCTGCACCTCGTCGCCGAAGCCGAAGCGGAGGAACGTGCAGCGGTCGCCGCTGGACTCGAAGACGGCTGCGCCCCCCGGCTGACCGTCGACGGTGTTGGCCGGGGTCGGACAGCCCCCGCTGCCGGGCAGGTTCTGCGCGTACTCGTCTCGGTTCAAGAGGACGCCCAGGTTCAGAGTGAGGCGGGAGCTGGCGGTCACGGTGTCCTGGGCGAAGATGGACCACGTCCGTCCCTGACCGAGCTGCGCGGGCTGCGTGAAGTAGTAGCGCGCCCGGATCAGGGGCGTGCCCGAGACCGTGAGCTTCGAGAGCTGGCCCCAGCCGTTGGTCGTGCGGAGTAGCTCTTCTTCCCCGAACTCGAATCCCGCGCCCACCTTGAGCTGATGGCTGGTCTTGCCCAGGTCGAAAAACTGGCTGAAGGTGCCCCGCACCTCGTGGCGCCGGTAGTCCTGGGTGTTGGCGTACTGGTAGGCGCCGACGTTCAGGTTCGCTTGGCTGGGGTCGGTATATTGCCCCATGGCGGCCAGGTTGGTCGGATTCCAGGTCGGCAGGTAACCGAGGTTCGTGACCGGGGTGGACTCGTTCTTCTCCTTCATATAGAGGTACTTGACCTCGAGGTTCGAGCGGTTGGTGGTGAAGAACGTGTAGGTCGCGGTTGCGACCCGGGTGCCGTTGTCGTCGGTGTTCCCGACCGCGGGGGAGTAAAACGCGGGCGTCGAGCTGAGGTCGCCATTGGTGTGGTTCGGGCGATCGCGGAAGCTGACGTTGAGGAGGTGCTGGGGGCTGGGCGTGGCCGTGATCTTGCCGTAGATCTCGTGGCCGTCGGTCACGAGATCGGGCAGCGGCGTGCCCACCTGGTTGATGCGGTCGCCCTGGGTCGTCTTGAAGTAGCGGCCGGACGCGTACCAGAAGACCTTGTCCTTGATGATGGGGCCACTCAGGCTGACAGCTGGGTTCAGGTAATCCGACTGCTGGATGCCGAAAGCGGCCGCGCAGGTGGGGCAGTTGCTGTCTTGGGGTTTGGAGGAGAGTCCTTTGGGCCGATACTCCATGCGGGCGGCGCCCGAGAGCGTGTTCGTCCCCGATTTGCTCACCGCATTCACCACGAAGCCGGCCGACCGGCCGAATTCGGCGGTGATGGCGCCCCGTTTCACGTTAAACTCTGCGATGTCCAACTCGTTGATTTCCGTGGACAAGTACCCGAAGCCAGGGTTCGTGATGTTGACGCCATCCATCAGATAAGTGTTGTCCTGCCGGCTTCCGCCCGCGGCGGGGGCGAAGCTGTCGTTTTCGGGCACGCCCGGTATGAGCTGGAAGAGCCCGGTGTAGCTGCGCGGTAGGGGCAGGTTGCGGATCACCTCCGAGGTGTAGTTGAAGTTCACTTCCGTGGACTTGAGGTCCACGGTGGGGGCCTCGGTGGTCACCGTTACTTCCTCCGTTACGGTCGGGGAGAGGACGAGCTCCACCTGGACGTCTACGTCGACCAAGACACGGACCTCGCGGGCGGCCTTGCCCAACGCGGTCATCGTCGCCTCCACTCGGTAGACGCCCGGGATCAGACGCGGGAAGACGTAGGCGCCGTTCTGTGTGGTCACGGTCTCGCGGCCCGCAGGAAGCTGGGGGCCGGAGACGCGGACGGCCGCGCCCGGCAGTACCCCCCCCTGCGAGTCCTTGACCACACCCGAGATCGAGCCGTCCTCGCCCGCTTGGAGCGCGGTTGCCGCCAGAAGGAACAGGGCGACGAGCGAAATAGTCCGACGCATGGCCAGCCTCCTTGGAGCAGGGGAACGCTTGGGCCGCATTCTACCCGCGGTCACACTGTGGTCAAGGACTTTTCACTCGGGTCGAGGCCGGAGGCGCTGCTCCTATAGCCAATGGTAGTGGGCCGTGTTGATGCGTGAGTCGCTCAGTGGGCCCGCTCGCAGGAACCTACGGTCTTCTCCCGGGAATGGCTTGACACTCGTTCGCTCCTTTTGCGAACATGCCCAAGATGCCGTCCACCTCGGAGAGGGCGACCCTGGGGAACGAGATCCGCCGCTTCCGCCTGAAGTCGGGGATCACCTTGCGGAAGTTCGCGCTGAAGGCTGGGATATCCGCGGCCCACCTCTCCGACATCGAACACGACCGACGCCACCCTTCCGCCGAGGCCCTGGCCCGGATCGCCGCCGCCCTCAAGCACGTGGGCGTGACCTACCAGGCCCTCGACCGCCTGCTGCCGCGCCTGGAACCCGAGATTCAGGAATGGGTGGCGGAGACGCCGGAGGTGCGGCACATGCTGCGCGCCGTCCGGGAGTCCCGGCGGAATCCGCGGGA of the Vicinamibacteria bacterium genome contains:
- a CDS encoding helix-turn-helix transcriptional regulator, whose amino-acid sequence is MPKMPSTSERATLGNEIRRFRLKSGITLRKFALKAGISAAHLSDIEHDRRHPSAEALARIAAALKHVGVTYQALDRLLPRLEPEIQEWVAETPEVRHMLRAVRESRRNPREVLRDIEEMLKRQKGNRR
- a CDS encoding TonB-dependent receptor, which translates into the protein MRRTISLVALFLLAATALQAGEDGSISGVVKDSQGGVLPGAAVRVSGPQLPAGRETVTTQNGAYVFPRLIPGVYRVEATMTALGKAAREVRVLVDVDVQVELVLSPTVTEEVTVTTEAPTVDLKSTEVNFNYTSEVIRNLPLPRSYTGLFQLIPGVPENDSFAPAAGGSRQDNTYLMDGVNITNPGFGYLSTEINELDIAEFNVKRGAITAEFGRSAGFVVNAVSKSGTNTLSGAARMEYRPKGLSSKPQDSNCPTCAAAFGIQQSDYLNPAVSLSGPIIKDKVFWYASGRYFKTTQGDRINQVGTPLPDLVTDGHEIYGKITATPSPQHLLNVSFRDRPNHTNGDLSSTPAFYSPAVGNTDDNGTRVATATYTFFTTNRSNLEVKYLYMKEKNESTPVTNLGYLPTWNPTNLAAMGQYTDPSQANLNVGAYQYANTQDYRRHEVRGTFSQFFDLGKTSHQLKVGAGFEFGEEELLRTTNGWGQLSKLTVSGTPLIRARYYFTQPAQLGQGRTWSIFAQDTVTASSRLTLNLGVLLNRDEYAQNLPGSGGCPTPANTVDGQPGGAAVFESSGDRCTFLRFGFGDEVQPRLGLNFNVREGKGDKLYAHFGRYYNMDQQSSGRSLAPRRIFQREARFNALTGALISDLPRASTTGKLIDKNMQPTYDDEWLGGYATPLGADWSLDLFYMHRNTKNFIEDLPTALPDSSPYAAANLPCTTFVACQGAQAQRKYQAFTVELKRRLANNWSTDLSYTYSKFEGNFDLDYSSGAVFNTSSFIQDGPGVFVQDPFRYGPLSQDRPHLVKLFVNYLPTSALNLGGYLRVQSGAPWNARAADWEGCGCNYLEPAGSHRNPTWANVDLLASYRIKVSERASVLVEGRLFNVFNNQTVLTVNQTEFTDLNTIRPPAPLPVLSAPYFAPYKNPNPLFGTPTTYATPRQFVLSAMLSF
- a CDS encoding glycosyltransferase family 39 protein is translated as REGSRVGIAGEAGMLQPWHHRASPPRIEVMGRRLSLLLLVSGALALKATVLYELRDHPLLQPTGVLDSAAYVRLAEQVVGGDYALGSDVYYLSPFYIYFLAALFAVSGGSLLVVKAVQVVLGALAVGLVFATARRWGGARAAWIAGVLAAGTGVFTFNEVLILQSALDPFLTTLALYLLSRALSTGSGWGFAATGLALGAFALNRPNALAYAGALVVWLGVRSGGREWRRALALACGVAIPLAPAAARNAVVAGDFVLISSHGGLNFYIGNNPEADGTYHRVPGITPSIEGQEKDARLLAERALGRRLRASEVSAYFYARARDWIREHPGPALRLLFRKIAYVFNATDLSLNYSYAFYSRDEPTLLRFLVIGPWLLVPLGLWGLAALWRRVPGFPLWASFVPLYAISVAAFFVSSRYRLPLLIPLCVGAGAAVDKLLALVQERRPRALVGHLAVLSALALFTNWDFGLDDGRSQERTEMILFLVDHGRTEEARALLAKTEPTHPERGTLYYRTASALRERGETVAAREVLGKAGPADAGESAVAFGALALDLQDAPLGERFLRGAVARAPRSAEARERLGLALALQGHGGDALAELEEACRLDPARASAHLNLAVVLAQEGRLAEARAHAREALRLQPDYPQARGLLRELDHAAH